From Pan paniscus chromosome 6, NHGRI_mPanPan1-v2.0_pri, whole genome shotgun sequence, one genomic window encodes:
- the HUS1 gene encoding checkpoint protein HUS1 has product MKFRAKIVDGACLNHFTRISNMIAKLAKTCTLRISPDKLNFILCDKLANGGVSMWCELEQENFFNEFQMEGVSAENNEIYLELTSENLSRALKTAQNARALKIKLTNKHFPCLTVSVELLSMSSSSRIVTHDIPIKVIPRKLWKDLQEPVVPDPDVSIYLPVLKTMKSVVEKMKNISNHLVIEANLDGELNLKIETELVCVTTHFKDLGNPPLASESTHEDRNVEHMAEVHIDIRKLLQFLAGQQVNPTKALCNIVNNKMVHFDLLHEDVSLQYFIPALS; this is encoded by the exons ATGAAGTTTCGGGCCAAGATCGTGGACGGGGCCTGTCTGAACCACTTCACAC GAATCAGTAACATGATAGCCAAGCTTGCCAAAACCTGCACCCTCCGCATCAGCCCTGATAAGCTTAACTTCATCCTTTGTGACAAGCTGGCTAATGGAGGAGTGAGCATGTGGTGTGAGCTGGAACAG gagAACTTCTTCAACGAATTTCAAATGGAGGGTGTCTCTGCAGAAAACAATGAGATTTATTTAGAGCTAACATCGGAAAACTTATCTCGAGCCTTGAAGACTGCCCAGAATGCCAGGGCTTTGAAAATCAAACTGACTAATAAACACTTTCCCTGCCTCACGGTCTCCGTGGAGCTG TTATCTATGTCAAGCAGTAGCCGCATTGTGACCCATGACATCCCCATAAAGGTGATTCCTAGGAAATTGTGGAAGGACTTACAAGAACCGGTGGTCCCAGATCCTGAT GTTAGTATTTATTTACCAGTCTTGAAGACTATGAAGAGTGttgtggaaaaaatgaaaaacatcagCAATCACCTT GTTATTGAAGCAAACCTAGATGGAGAATTGAATTTGAAAATAGAAACTGAATTAGTATGTGTTACAACTCATTTTAAAGATCTTGGAAATCCTCCATTAG CCTCTGAAAGCACCCATGAAGACAGAAACGTGGAACACATGGCTGAAGTACACATAGATATTAGGAAGCTCCTACAGTTTCTTGCTGGACAACAAGTAAATCCCACAAAGGCCTTATGCA ATATTGTGAATAACAAGATGGTGCATTTTGATCTGCTTCATGAAGACGTCTCCCTTCAGTATTTCATCCCTGCGCTGTCCTAG